The nucleotide sequence GGTAAAGAAGGATTGCACTTTACCGGTCCCGCAAAAGTTTTTGATGATGAGTTTTTGGCAAATGCCGGTATTGGCAAAGGATTGGTGAAAAAAGGAGACGTTGTGGTTATTAGGTATGAGGGGCCAAAAGGTGGTCCGGGAATGCCAGAGATGTTGAAACCTACTGCTGCCATTATGGGGGCCGGACTAGGGAAGGACGTAGCCTTGATTACAGATGGTCGCTTTTCGGGGGGTACACACGGCTTTGTTGTTGGTCACGTATGCCCAGAAGCCCAAGATGGTGGAACTATCGCCCTCTTGCAAGATGGGGATGTCATCACTATTGATGCCGAAAAAAATAGTATCTCAGTGGCCTTGTCAGAAGAAGAGATTAAAACGCGTAGGGCAAACTGGGTTCAACCGCCCCTAAAGGTTAAAAAAGGAAGTCTTTACAAATATGCGAAAACGGTATCCTCGGCCTCACAAGGTTGCGTAACCGATGAAATATAATATTAAAGGGGTTTACACCCAGTATGTTAACCGATTAGGTCTACAATTATGGAAACATTGAAAAAGGAAAAAACAGCATCAACTAAGCAGATCACGAAGAGAATAAGTGGTGCGGAGGCTATAATCCATTGCCTATTGGCTGAGGGTGTAGACTTGATTTATGGATATCCTGGCGGAGCCATAATGCCACTGTATGATGAATTATACAAGTTTCAGGATAAACTTACCCATATTCTAACAAGACATGAGCAGGGAGCAACCCACGCTGCACAGGGCTATGCCAGAGTAACCGGAAAAGTTGGTGTAGCAGTGGCCACCTCAGGCCCAGGGGCTACCAATTTGATTACCGGTATTGCCGACGCCCAGATAGATTCTACACCCATGGTCTGCATTACAGGCCAGGTAGCTAGACATTTGTTGGGTTCCGATGCTTTTCAGGAAACCGATATTATCGGAATTTCCACACCTGTAACCAAATGGAACTGTCAGGTTACCAAAGCTTCTGAAATTCCTGAAGTCTTGGCCAAGGCGTTCTATATTGCCAGATCGGGCAGGCCAGGACCCGTATTGGTGGATATTACCAAAAATGCACAAATTGATGAGTTCGACTTTTCATACGAGCATTGTGCCGGGGTACGTAGTTACAACCCTTACCCTAAACCAGACATAAAGGCCATTGAGGAAGCGGCCAATTTAATCAACGCTGCCAAGAAACCTTTTATAGTTTTTGGACAGGGAGTAATTTTAGGAGAAGCCGAGGAACAACTAAAAACCTTGGTCGAGAAGGCTGGTATTCCTGCTGCTTGGACCATACTTGGACTTTCGGCCATGGATACGGAACATCCATTAAATGTTGGAATGGTAGGGATGCACGGTAATTACGGACCCAATTTATTGACCAATGAGTGCGATGTACTCATTGCCATAGGTATGCGCTTTGACGATAGGGTAACCGGAAGTTTGGACACCTACGCCAAACAGGCAAAAATTATCCATTTCGATATAGATCCGGCCGAAATAAATAAAAACGTTAAGGCAGATGTAGCCGTATTGGGCGATTCCAAGGTTACCTTGGACCTATTGCTGCCAATGATCAAGACCAACACTCATGAATCTTGGCACAATGAGTTTAAGAAAAAATATGAGATAGAGTTTGACCAGATCATTAAAAATGATGTTTATCCTACCAAGGACAGACTTACCATGGCAGAAGTTATTGAGGAAATCAATATAGCCAGTGGTCATAAAGCCATAATAGTTTCGGACGTTGGGCAGCATCAAATGATTGCCTGTAGATACGCTAAATTTAAACAGACCAAAAGTAATGTTACCTCAGGTGGACTGGGAACTATGGGCTTCGCCTTACCAGCGGCTATCGGAGCCAAAATGGGAGCAATGGATAGGGAAGTAGTTGCCATTATTGGTGATGGCGGATACCAAATGACCATTCAGGAATTGGGGACTATCTTCCAGAACAAGACCCCTGTTAAGATAGTCGTACTAAATAACGATCATTTGGGAATGGTACGCCAATGGCAGGAACTTTTCTTTGAAAGTAGATATGCCTCTACCGTCATGGTAAATCCTGACTTTGTAAAAATTGCGGAAGGTTACCATATTCAATCAAAGCGCATAAGCGAGAGAAAGGATTTAAAGGCTACCATTAAAGAAATGTTGGCCTCCAAGGATGCTTACTTCTTGGAAGTTAAAGTAGAAAAAGAGGACAATGTTTTTCCTATGATTCCTTCTGGGGCATCAGTATCGGATATACGTTTGAAATAAAATAATTATTAATTAAAAATACCCATAACTTCATATTTTTGATGGAGGATTGGGATAAGGAGATGGAAAAAAAATGGTTTACAATTTCAGTATACTCCGAGAACAGCGTTGGACTACTGAACAGAATATCAGGGATATTTTTAAAACGTCACATAAACATTGAGAGTCTAAATGTTTCAAAATCGGAAATAGACCACGTTTCAAAATTCACCATTGTGGTATACACTACAGAAGATTGGGTGCGTAATATTGTGGGACAGGTGGAAAAGCAAATTGAGGTAATCAAAGCTTTCTATCATACCGATGAAGAAACCATATATCAGGAGTCGGCATTATTCAAAGTGGCTTCCACCTTATTGTTCGATGAGCGAAATATCCAAAATATTATAAAGGATAGTAATTCCCAAATTGTTACGGTGTCACGAGATTTCTTTGTTTTGGCAAAGACCGGAAGAAGAAATGAAATTGATGACATGTACCAACAACTGAAGCCCTATGGCATTATGCAATTTGTGCGTTCCGGAAGAATTGCGGTTACAAAATCCGAAATGAAAATTTCATCATTATTAAAAGAGTTTAATCAATAAATAATCAACCCCGAGACAGATCGGGAAATAAAATCGAGTTTAAAAAATGGCAAATTACTTTAATACACTATCATTAAGGGAACAACTTACTCAATTAGGGAAATGTAGATTTATGGATTCTACGGAATTTTCTGATGGTGTATCCGCTTTAAAAGGGAAGAAAATTGTAATCGTAGGTTGTGGTGCCCAAGGTCTTAACCAAGGTCTAAATATGCGCGATTCCGGATTGGACATTTCATATGCCTTAAGAGGTGCGGCTATAAAGGAAAAAAGACAGTCTTTTATAAACGCAAGTGAAAATGGCTTTAACGTAGGCACCTACGAGGAACTTATTCCAACAGCCGATGTAGTTATCAACTTAACTCCGGACAAACAACACACCAGTGTGGTTTCTACAGTTATGCCCCTAATGAAAAAAGGAGCTACATTATCCTACTCGCACGGTTTTAATATTGTAGAGGAAGGTATGCAGATCCGTGAAGACTTAACCGTTATTATGGTGGCACCAAAATGCCCAGGATCTGAAGTACGTGAAGAATACAAAAGAGGCTTTGGTGTTCCTACCCTTATTGCTGTACACCCGGACAACGACCCTCAAGATAAAGGATTGGCCCAGGCAAAAGCCTATGCAGTTGCCACTGGCGGACATAAGGCCGGTGTTTTGGAATCATCCTTTGTTGCTGAAGTAAAATCCGATTTAATGGGTGAGCAGACCATACTTTGTGGCTTGCTGCAAACAGGTTCTATTCTTTGTTTTGATAAAATGATTGAAAAGGGAATCGACGCTGGATATGCTTCCAAGTTGATTCAGTACGGATGGGAAACCATTACAGAAGGTCTTAAATATGGCGGTATCACCCATATGATGGATCGTTTGTCCAACCCTGCAAAGATCAAGGCTTTTGAACTTTCAGAAGAATTAAAAGATATAATGCGTCCTCTTTTCCATAAGCATATGGACGACATCATGAGCGGCCATTTTTCAAAAACTATGATGGAAGACTGGGCCAATGATGATAAAAACCTATTGACCTGGAGAGCAGCAACCGGAGAGACCGCTTTCGAAAAAACTCCAGCTGGATCAATGAAAATTTCTGAACAGGAATTTTATGACCACGGTGTACTAATGGTGGCTATGGTAAGAGCAGGTGTAGAACTGGCTTTTGAATCCATGACCGAATCGGGAATTATTGCCGAATCCGCTTACTACGAGTCATTACATGAAACTCCATTGATAGCCAATACCATTGCTAGAAAAAAATTGTTTGAAATGAACAGGGTTATATCCGACACAGCTGAATACGGCTGCTATTTGTTTGATCACGCCTGTAAGCCTCTATTGGCCGATTTCATGAAAACAATAGATACAGATGTCATAGGAAAACATTTTGCCGACCAAAAACATCTAAGTGTGGACAACGCAAAACTAATTGCTGTAAACAAAGCTTTACGCGAGCATCCCGTAGAGATTGTAGGAGCAAGGTTGCGTGCATCCATGACCGCTATGAAACCTATAGTATAATTAAACTTAACTAATTATGAGGCCTGCCAAGTTTAATTAACTCGGCAGGCCTTTGTTTATATATGCATTTATGAAACCTTATTTTCCCAAAATAGAAGACATCAGGAAGGCGGCCGAAACCATTAGGCAAGTTGCAGATATCACTCCATTGACTCAGAGCATTAGATATTCCAAGGCTTATGATGCCAATATTCTTTTAAAAAGGGAAGATTTACATAGGGTAAGAAGTTATAAAATAAGAGGGGCATTCAATAAGATCAGTTCCCTAACCAAAGAAGAAACGGTGAACGGAGTGGTATGTGCCAGCGCCGGAAACCATGCCCAGGGTGTTGCTTTTGCCTGTAATCATTTAGGAATAAAAGGAACCATATATATGCCATCGGTGACCCCTAAACAAAAGGTTGAACAAACAAAGTTGTTTGGAGGGGATTGGGTAACTGTGGTCCTTGAAGGGGATACCTTTGATGATTCCTCCAATGCGGCAAAAAAGTTCTGTGCTGCTGAAAAAAAGACATATATCCATCCTTTTGATGACCCCAAAATTATTGAGGGACAGGCTACAGTTGGCTTGGAAATATTGGAACAGACCAAAAAGCCTATAGACTATGTCTTTGTGGCTGTTGGTGGCGGCGGATTGGCCTCGGGCCTCTGTGCTGTATTCAAGACATTATCGCCACAAACAAAAATTATTGGCGTAGAACCGGAAGGAGCCCCGTCTATGAAAACTTCCATAGAAAAGGGAGTTAACACCGAACTGGAACACATAGACAAATTTATTGACGGTGCGGCCGTAAAACGCGTGGGAAACCTTACGTTTAATATTTGTAAGGAATACCTTCACGATATGGTAACCGTTCCGGAAGGCAAGGTTTGCCAGACCATTTTGGATCTTTACAACAGGGACGCCATAGTTGTGGAACCGGCAGGAGCACTTACGATTACCGTTTTGGACGATTTTAAGGAAGAAATAAAAGGTAAAAACGTGATCTGCATTGTAAGTGGAAGTAACAATGATATTACACGAACGGCTGAGATAAAGGAACGCGCCTTGCTTTACGGCAAATTAAAACATTACTTTATTATACGCTTTCCCCAAAGACCGGGTGCGTTGAAGGAGTTCGTTGTGGATATTTTAGGGCCCACGGATGATATTACCCATTTTGAATATTCAAAAAAATCGAGTCGGGAGAATGCTCCGGCAGTGGTGGGCATAGAATTAAAAAGCCCAGAAGATTTGGCACCCCTAATTAAAAGGATGAAGGACAATAATTTTTTTGGGGACTACATTAACGATAAACCAGATTTGTTTCAGTATTTAATTTAATAACATTTGGGACAATTTTTATGATATTGCAAAATGCGAAATCCTTTTCGTGACTTTACTTCAAATATTCTACCAGATTTATAGGGAATTAAAATTATCGTTTTATTAATTTAGTGGTCTGATAGTTTAATTTCAATAGTTTCATCTTTCAAAAAAAAAGAATCACTTATGGGCAAATCGGGCATACCTGCAGAACACACAATAAACGAGGTTATTCATCAAAGAACCTATCTTATCAATGGTGAATTAAGGGCTTGGAACGGGAACACCTCTGAGGTGTACTCCACCATATCCAGCACAGAAAAATATGCCCCAACATTACTGGGAAGTATCCCGGACATGGAGGAAAAGGAAGCTTTGGAAGCTCTGGATGCAGCCCTAGTGGCATACAACAAAGGTAAGGGCATCTGGCCTACCATGCGGGTAAAGGAACGCATAGACTGCATGGAGATTTTTGTAAAGAAAATGCAGACCAAGAGGGATGAAATTGTTAAACTTTTAATGTGGGAAATTGGAAAATCGCTTCCAGACTCCCAGAAGGAGTTCGACAGAACCGTGGAGTATATTAATGATACCATCGAGGATTACAAGCAACTTGATCGGGATAACGCCAAATTTGAAAAAAACGATGGTGTTTATGCACATATTAGGCGGGGACCTCTTGGGGTCGTACTCTGTTTAGGACCATACAACTATCCTTTGAACGAAACTTTTGCCTTGCTTATTCCTGCTATAATTATGGGGAATACTACCATTTTTAAGCCAGCGAAACATGGGGTTTTATTGATCACACCATTGTTGGAGGCTTTTCAATCCAGTTTCCCAAAAGGGGTAGTGAATATTGTATTTGGTAGGGGTAGGGCAGTAGCCGCCCCAATAATGAAGACAGGAAAAGTTGATGTTTTGGCCTTGATAGGCAATAGTAAATCGGCGAATGCGCTGCAAAATCAACATCCTAAAAGCAATAGATTGCGCTTGGTACTTGGATTGGAAGCTAAAAACCCGGCTATAATACTACCCGACGCCGATTTGGATTTAACCATAGACGAATGTATTGCAGGTACCTTGTCCTTTAACGGTCAACGTTGTACCGCACTAAAAATAATCTATGTACACGAGGATATTGCCGCGGAATTTAATAAAAGATTTTCTGAAAGGGTAGATGCTTTAAAATTTGGAAACCCCTGGGAAGATGGTGTTAAGTTAACCCCTTTGCCCGAACCAGGTAAGCCCGCCTATATACAGGAATTGATAGATGACGCCAGGGAAAAAGGTGCCAAGATATTGAATAAAAAAGGGGGCACACATTCCGACAATTATATTTGGCCAGCTATATTATTTCCCGTTAACAAGGAAATGCGGGTCTATCAGGAAGAGCAATTTGGTCCGGTAATTCCAATCGTGACCTTTAAGGATATTGAAGAACCTTTAGACGATATGGCAGAATCCAATTATGGACAACAGGTGAGTTTGTTCGGAAGGGATGTATACGCCATAGCTCCCTTAATAGATACCTTGGTGAACTTGGTATGTAGGGTAAACCTGAACAGTTCTTGTCAACGTGGCCCGGATGTTTATCCATTTACCGGACGAAAGGATTCTGCCCAAGCCACCCTAAGTGTCTATGATGCATTACGTTCCTTTTCTATTAGAACCTTTGTAGCCTTTAAGGACAACGAACTTAATAATGAAACCGTAGAACAGCTGTTAGAGTCCAAATTGTCCAATTTTATTAGTACCGACTACATTCTATAGCCGATATTTTATTTTAGTTTTATCGGAACTTGAAAATTTTCTAAAAACTAAAGCCCAACTTGATATTTATCTCGTGGGCTTTAGTTTTTTTTATATCATATCTGTACAGATGACTATTGAATATACTTTTGCTGCAGAATGGATGTCAATGTTTTGAATAATTCCGTTGGATTAAAAGGTTTGCATATAAGCCCATCTATTCCGTATTCCCCCAGCTGATTTTTAATATCCATTCCTGTGGAAGCAGACAGCGCGTAAATGGGCATAACCTTATTGAGCGGATTGTTCGAGTCCCTAATTGCCTTGCTGGCCTCAAAACCATTCATTACCGGCATTTGAAGGTCCATCAAAATCATATCATAGGTATTCTCCAGGGCCTTATTAAGTGCAATTAGTCCATTTTCGGCTATTTCAAAATCTACCTGCCATTTGGAGAGAAATTTTTCAATGACCATAATATTCACCTTATTATCCTCGGCCACGAGAATTCTGGTCCCTTTTAGATTATCCTGCTCATGAAATGACTTGGCGTCAAAGGAATAGATATCCTCCTGATGATCGGTCATGCTGCTCTTTTGAAGTTTCAACTTAAAACTAAAGGTAGATCCTTTGCCAACCTCGCTCTCCAATTCAAGATCGCTGTCCATAATTTCCAACAATCGCTTACAGATGGCCAGTCCCAGACCTGTACCTCCATACTTTCTTGTAGTATCGGAATTGGCCTGGGCGAACGAGAGAAATATTTTATCCTTTTTATCTTCGGGAATACCAATTCCCGTATCCGATATTACAAATTCCAAAAAGTAGAAATCCTCCTTTACTTCCAGCACTTCTATATCCACCTTAACCTTACCCTCTTCGGTAAACTTAATGGCATTACTTACCAAATTGGTCAGGATTTGTGACAATCTGGTACTGTCACCGATAAATGTTTTTGGAATTGAAGTATCCTTCTTGATAAGCAACCGAATATCCTTTTCTTTTGCCGTATTGTGGAATATACTTCCCAAACCGTTCAGCACCTGATTTAAACTAAAATCCCTTTCTTCCAATTCCAATTGTCCGGATGCAATTTTGTTAAAATCCAAAATATCATTTACCAAACACAGTAAATGCTCGGAAGAGTGCTTTAAAGTACTTAGGTTTTCCAACTGCTCCGGTTTAGGATTTTCCAAAAGTAGCAGGTGACTTATACCTATGACCGCATTTAACGGAGTTCTTATCTCATGAGACATAGTGGTCAAAAACTCGTCCTTGGCCTTATTGGCCATAGATTCCTTCTCCTTGGCTTCAATTAGGGCCAATTCTGTTTCCTTTATTTTGCTAATATCTACAATAGCCCCTATATACCCCTCAATATTTCCGTCTTCGGACATAATGACCTTCAAGGAAAAATCCAACCATTTATGTTCTCCGGTAATAATTTGAGACTTAAACGATTTGCTTATGGTCTTAAAATTGGGAGTCCTAAGGTCTATAAGGTTTTTTAAATCGTTTCCTTGCTCATCCTTTAGGAATTGGTAGTAAGGTTTCCCTAAACAATCTTTAACCTTATAACCTGTCAACTTTCTCCAGGCAGGGTTCAGATAGGACCAATTGCCATTCAGGTCCATTTCAAAAATAACATCCTTGATGTTTCCGGCCACTTTGGACAATTGTCCTGAAATGGACTCCACACTGTTTTTTAACTGCTGGTTCGTCTGGAACAACTCTTGCGAACTTTTCTCCAAAACATTCTCAACCTGCTCCAAATCACAATCATAAGCCTTGTATGCTTCATCCACTTGATGCAATAAAGGGGCGATAAGATCTAGAGTACTATCATCCAAATCTATCTTTTTTAACTGTCTTTTGAGAAGTCTGTGGTAATTATTGCTCATTCAGAAAATGTTGTTATCGTCATTGTTTGATTGTGCAGTGTACATGGCGAAAACTTATCAAAGGGGGCAATTTCCCCGTACGAATAGAAACCCGTGGTATAGATATCATTGCCAAATACTTCATTTACTGCCTCTACCTCTTCCTCCACCAATTGTTTCATAACCAATCTTCGCCCTACACAGCTTATCAAGAAAGCCAACTGATGTTGATCTTCCGTACTATTCTTGGCAGTTATGGCAGATTGTTCCGCACCACCTATAATTCTATCAATATTGGCCTTCATTAGTCTTACATAGGAACCTTGGGGAATGTTTCCCGCAAAAGTGAGACTTCCATTTTTCTCATCAACGGACAAAATAGTCCTTACCACTGGTATTTGATTATCTTCATCCCTCATGCTCAAAGGAAATAACAGACCCGATCCAGGCAAATCCTTTGCCATGTCTCCTAAAAATGATTTATACAGCTCCAATGCCGGTTGCCCATCCAATTCATAGAGCACATTGTTGGTAGATT is from Arenibacter algicola and encodes:
- the ilvA gene encoding threonine ammonia-lyase IlvA gives rise to the protein MKPYFPKIEDIRKAAETIRQVADITPLTQSIRYSKAYDANILLKREDLHRVRSYKIRGAFNKISSLTKEETVNGVVCASAGNHAQGVAFACNHLGIKGTIYMPSVTPKQKVEQTKLFGGDWVTVVLEGDTFDDSSNAAKKFCAAEKKTYIHPFDDPKIIEGQATVGLEILEQTKKPIDYVFVAVGGGGLASGLCAVFKTLSPQTKIIGVEPEGAPSMKTSIEKGVNTELEHIDKFIDGAAVKRVGNLTFNICKEYLHDMVTVPEGKVCQTILDLYNRDAIVVEPAGALTITVLDDFKEEIKGKNVICIVSGSNNDITRTAEIKERALLYGKLKHYFIIRFPQRPGALKEFVVDILGPTDDITHFEYSKKSSRENAPAVVGIELKSPEDLAPLIKRMKDNNFFGDYINDKPDLFQYLI
- the ilvC gene encoding ketol-acid reductoisomerase, which gives rise to MANYFNTLSLREQLTQLGKCRFMDSTEFSDGVSALKGKKIVIVGCGAQGLNQGLNMRDSGLDISYALRGAAIKEKRQSFINASENGFNVGTYEELIPTADVVINLTPDKQHTSVVSTVMPLMKKGATLSYSHGFNIVEEGMQIREDLTVIMVAPKCPGSEVREEYKRGFGVPTLIAVHPDNDPQDKGLAQAKAYAVATGGHKAGVLESSFVAEVKSDLMGEQTILCGLLQTGSILCFDKMIEKGIDAGYASKLIQYGWETITEGLKYGGITHMMDRLSNPAKIKAFELSEELKDIMRPLFHKHMDDIMSGHFSKTMMEDWANDDKNLLTWRAATGETAFEKTPAGSMKISEQEFYDHGVLMVAMVRAGVELAFESMTESGIIAESAYYESLHETPLIANTIARKKLFEMNRVISDTAEYGCYLFDHACKPLLADFMKTIDTDVIGKHFADQKHLSVDNAKLIAVNKALREHPVEIVGARLRASMTAMKPIV
- the ilvB gene encoding biosynthetic-type acetolactate synthase large subunit, with protein sequence METLKKEKTASTKQITKRISGAEAIIHCLLAEGVDLIYGYPGGAIMPLYDELYKFQDKLTHILTRHEQGATHAAQGYARVTGKVGVAVATSGPGATNLITGIADAQIDSTPMVCITGQVARHLLGSDAFQETDIIGISTPVTKWNCQVTKASEIPEVLAKAFYIARSGRPGPVLVDITKNAQIDEFDFSYEHCAGVRSYNPYPKPDIKAIEEAANLINAAKKPFIVFGQGVILGEAEEQLKTLVEKAGIPAAWTILGLSAMDTEHPLNVGMVGMHGNYGPNLLTNECDVLIAIGMRFDDRVTGSLDTYAKQAKIIHFDIDPAEINKNVKADVAVLGDSKVTLDLLLPMIKTNTHESWHNEFKKKYEIEFDQIIKNDVYPTKDRLTMAEVIEEINIASGHKAIIVSDVGQHQMIACRYAKFKQTKSNVTSGGLGTMGFALPAAIGAKMGAMDREVVAIIGDGGYQMTIQELGTIFQNKTPVKIVVLNNDHLGMVRQWQELFFESRYASTVMVNPDFVKIAEGYHIQSKRISERKDLKATIKEMLASKDAYFLEVKVEKEDNVFPMIPSGASVSDIRLK
- a CDS encoding PAS domain-containing hybrid sensor histidine kinase/response regulator; this encodes MSNNYHRLLKRQLKKIDLDDSTLDLIAPLLHQVDEAYKAYDCDLEQVENVLEKSSQELFQTNQQLKNSVESISGQLSKVAGNIKDVIFEMDLNGNWSYLNPAWRKLTGYKVKDCLGKPYYQFLKDEQGNDLKNLIDLRTPNFKTISKSFKSQIITGEHKWLDFSLKVIMSEDGNIEGYIGAIVDISKIKETELALIEAKEKESMANKAKDEFLTTMSHEIRTPLNAVIGISHLLLLENPKPEQLENLSTLKHSSEHLLCLVNDILDFNKIASGQLELEERDFSLNQVLNGLGSIFHNTAKEKDIRLLIKKDTSIPKTFIGDSTRLSQILTNLVSNAIKFTEEGKVKVDIEVLEVKEDFYFLEFVISDTGIGIPEDKKDKIFLSFAQANSDTTRKYGGTGLGLAICKRLLEIMDSDLELESEVGKGSTFSFKLKLQKSSMTDHQEDIYSFDAKSFHEQDNLKGTRILVAEDNKVNIMVIEKFLSKWQVDFEIAENGLIALNKALENTYDMILMDLQMPVMNGFEASKAIRDSNNPLNKVMPIYALSASTGMDIKNQLGEYGIDGLICKPFNPTELFKTLTSILQQKYIQ
- a CDS encoding NADP-dependent glyceraldehyde-3-phosphate dehydrogenase, with the translated sequence MGKSGIPAEHTINEVIHQRTYLINGELRAWNGNTSEVYSTISSTEKYAPTLLGSIPDMEEKEALEALDAALVAYNKGKGIWPTMRVKERIDCMEIFVKKMQTKRDEIVKLLMWEIGKSLPDSQKEFDRTVEYINDTIEDYKQLDRDNAKFEKNDGVYAHIRRGPLGVVLCLGPYNYPLNETFALLIPAIIMGNTTIFKPAKHGVLLITPLLEAFQSSFPKGVVNIVFGRGRAVAAPIMKTGKVDVLALIGNSKSANALQNQHPKSNRLRLVLGLEAKNPAIILPDADLDLTIDECIAGTLSFNGQRCTALKIIYVHEDIAAEFNKRFSERVDALKFGNPWEDGVKLTPLPEPGKPAYIQELIDDAREKGAKILNKKGGTHSDNYIWPAILFPVNKEMRVYQEEQFGPVIPIVTFKDIEEPLDDMAESNYGQQVSLFGRDVYAIAPLIDTLVNLVCRVNLNSSCQRGPDVYPFTGRKDSAQATLSVYDALRSFSIRTFVAFKDNELNNETVEQLLESKLSNFISTDYIL
- the ilvN gene encoding acetolactate synthase small subunit, giving the protein MEKKWFTISVYSENSVGLLNRISGIFLKRHINIESLNVSKSEIDHVSKFTIVVYTTEDWVRNIVGQVEKQIEVIKAFYHTDEETIYQESALFKVASTLLFDERNIQNIIKDSNSQIVTVSRDFFVLAKTGRRNEIDDMYQQLKPYGIMQFVRSGRIAVTKSEMKISSLLKEFNQ